The uncultured Pseudodesulfovibrio sp. genome includes a region encoding these proteins:
- a CDS encoding nitroreductase family protein, whose protein sequence is MDFAEILERRRAINFFDPTQDVPEDLLRTVLNEAAMAPSSFNLQPWKVKVLRDPERKAALRAVAFDQPKITEAPVVLILLGDMDGWKEGTPNFEGHFKNNMKPEQRDYLVNSTKFLYGDTPDASLAFAAKNAGLFAMSLMFAACAHGLDTHPMDGFDREAVRKEFNIPDNYWIPMLIAVGHRIPDLQVHPKAWRQPLDDMILE, encoded by the coding sequence ATGGATTTCGCCGAGATATTGGAACGACGCCGGGCTATCAACTTTTTCGACCCCACGCAGGACGTCCCTGAGGACCTGCTGCGTACCGTTCTGAACGAGGCGGCCATGGCCCCGTCCAGCTTCAATCTGCAGCCGTGGAAAGTGAAGGTCCTTCGCGACCCGGAGCGCAAGGCCGCCCTTCGCGCAGTCGCCTTTGACCAGCCCAAGATCACAGAGGCCCCGGTGGTGCTCATCCTCCTGGGCGACATGGACGGCTGGAAGGAAGGAACGCCCAACTTCGAGGGCCACTTCAAAAACAACATGAAGCCCGAACAGCGCGACTATCTGGTCAACTCCACCAAGTTCCTGTACGGCGACACGCCGGACGCTTCCCTGGCCTTTGCCGCCAAAAACGCAGGCCTGTTCGCCATGTCCCTGATGTTCGCGGCCTGCGCCCACGGCCTGGACACCCACCCCATGGACGGGTTCGACCGTGAGGCAGTGCGCAAGGAGTTCAACATTCCGGACAACTACTGGATCCCCATGCTGATCGCCGTGGGCCACCGCATTCCGGATCTCCAGGTCCACCCCAAAGCATGGCG